A genome region from Eschrichtius robustus isolate mEscRob2 chromosome 4, mEscRob2.pri, whole genome shotgun sequence includes the following:
- the LOC137764147 gene encoding nitric oxide-associated protein 1: MLPARLTCRLLCSLLRGSTPTIGRHGLREKLLERRGAANATSRHPSGLGCGLPRGATATGDNQGRADMEESFLFPEYVPDPEPAVTLHDQLRELQQRQEEEERRVLQRREERRQQKLRTGWRVHPDVGHPDPTVPPSGLNCSGCGAELHCQDPGVPGYLPSEKFLSAAAQEDGGLAQTVCQRCWLLVHHRRALHLQVSREQYLELVTAALRRPEPALVLYMVDLLDLPDALLPHLPALVGPKQLIVLGNKVDLLPQDTPGYRQRLRERLWDDCARAGLLPPPGYRRPQHPSGDRPRDGEENANLSPRSRTVLRDVRLISAKTGYGVEELISALQRSWRYRGDVYLVGATNAGKSTLFNTLLESDYCIAKGAEAIDRATISSWPGTTLNLLKFPICNPTPYRMFQRQKRLKRDATEAEEDLSQQEQNKLNLLKKHGYVVGRVGRTFLYSEEQKDKAAFEFDADSLAFDMGNEPVMIADKSTKRVELTPQDVKDAHWFYDTPGITKENCILSLLTEKEVNTVLPTHSIVPRTFVLKPGMVLFLGAIGRIDFLKGNQSAWFTVVASNFLPVHITSLDKADTIYQKHRGHTLLKVPMGGEERMAGFPPLVAEDITLDEGLGESEAVADIKFSSAGWVAVTPQFKDKLHLRGYTPQGTVLTVRRPLLPHVVNIKGERIRRSVAYKTKKPPALVYNLQKKKK; encoded by the exons ATGCTGCCCGCGCGCCTCACTTGTAGGCTGCTGTGCAGCCTTCTGCGGGGATCCACTCCCACGATAGGGCGCCATGGCCTCCGGGAGAAGCTCCTCGAGAGGAGAGGTGCGGCCAACGCCACCTCCCGGCACCCATCCGGCCTGGGATGTGGGCTTCCCCGTGGCGCGACAGCGACTGGGGATAACCAAGGAAGGGCTGACATGGAGGAGAGTTTTCTGTTCCCCGAGTACGTCCCGGATCCGGAGCCCGCAGTGACCCTCCATGACCAGCTGCGGGAGCTGCAGCagcggcaggaggaggaggagcgacGGGTGCTGCAGCGACGGGAGGAGCGGCGGCAGCAGAAACTACGCACCGGCTGGCGGGTGCACCCGGACGTGGGGCACCCGGACCCGACGGTGCCGCCCAGCGGCCTGAACTGTTCGGGTTGCGGGGCGGAGCTACACTGCCAGGACCCGGGAGTGCCCGGTTACCTGCCCAGTGAGAAGTTCCTAAGCGCGGCGGCGCAGGAGGACGGCGGGCTGGCGCAGACCGTGTGCCAGCGCTGCTGGCTGCTGGTGCATCACCGCCGCGCCCTGCACCTGCAGGTGAGTCGCGAGCAGTACCTGGAGCTGGTGACCGCCGCGCTGCGGCGGCCCGAGCCTGCCCTGGTGCTGTACATGGTGGACCTGCTTGATCTGCCCGACGCCCTGCTGCCCCACCTGCCCGCGCTGGTGGGCCCCAAGCAGCTGATCGTGCTGGGAAACAAGGTGGACCTGCTGCCCCAGGATACTCCCGGCTACCGACAGCGGCTCCGGGAGCGACTGTGGGACGACTGTGCCCGCGCCGGGCTCCTGCCGCCCCCTGGCTACCGAAGGCCACAACACCCCAGCGGGGACCGGCCACGGGACGGGGAGGAGAATGCGAATCTTTCGCCCAGGTCCCGCACGGTGCTCAGAGACGTGCGGCTCATCAGCGCCAAGACTGGCTATGGAGTCGAAGAGTTGATCTCCGCGCTCCAGCGTTCCTGGCGCTACCGCGGCGACGTCTACCTGGTTGGCGCCACCAACGCTGGCAAGTCCACTCTCTTCAACACGCTCCTGGAGTCCGATTACTGCATCGCCAAGGGCGCTGAGGCTATCGACAGAGCCACCATCTCCTCTTGGCCTG GTACTACATTAAACCTTCTGAAGTTTCCTATTTGTAACCCAACTCCTTACAGAATGTTTCAAAGGCAAAAAAGGCTTAAAAGAGATgcaactgaagcagaagaagatCTCAGTCagcaagaacaaaataaacttaATCTCTTGAAAAAGCATGGTTATGTAGTAG GAAGAGTTGGAAGAACATTCTTGTATTCAGAAGAACAGAAGGATAAAGCTGCCTTTGAGTTTGATGCCGATTCACTTGCCTTTGACATGGGAAATGAACCTGTTATGATTGCAGATAAATCTACCAAACGAGTAGAATTGACCCCACAAGATGTGAAAGATGCCCACTGGTTTTATGACACCCCTggaattacaaaagaaaattgt ATTTTAAGTCTTCtaacagaaaaagaagtaaatactGTTTTGCCAACACATTCCATTGTTCCAAGAACTTTCGTGCTTAAACCAGGAATGGTTCTATTTTTGGGTGCCATAGGCCGCATAGATTTTCTGAAG GGAAATCAGTCAGCTTGGTTTACAGTTGTGGCTTCCAACTTCCTTCCCGTTCACATTACTTCGTTGGACAAGGCGGACACTATATATCAGAAGCACAGGGGTCATACGTTACTCAAG GTTCCAATGGGTGGAGAAGAaagaatggcaggatttcctcctcTTGTTGCTGAAGACATCACATTAGATGAAGGACTTGGGGAATCTGAAGCAGTGGCTGACATCAAGTTCTCCTCTGCAG GCTGGGTAGCAGTAACGCCGCAGTTCAAGGACAAACTGCACCTCCGAGGCTACACACCTCAAGGAACAGTTCTGACGGTCCGGCGCCCACTCTTGCCACATGTAGTTAACATCAAAGGAGAGCGCATCCGGAGAAGCGTGGCCTATAAAACCAAAAAGCCTCCTGCCCTTGTGTACAatctgcagaaaaagaaaaaataa